Proteins encoded in a region of the Candidatus Limnocylindrales bacterium genome:
- a CDS encoding NADH:flavin oxidoreductase, whose translation MGERFRDLMQIAVPSARAEARPLLAKALSPASIGALELRNRIIKTATYEGMTPGGAPSPDLVRHHVELARGGVGMTTVAYCAVSPNGRTFAAQMWMRDEIVPALAELVSAVHAEGAAVSLQLGHCGYFSRNQELPGRRSLGPSRLLNEYGLLSGIPFSRAMTEQDLATTASDFAEAAARAKRAGFDAVEVHFGHGYLLSQFLSPATNRRSDRYGGSLENRLRFPLEVLSAVRRSVGDGFPIIAKTNLRDGFRGGLELEDAVGVCRALESAGIDAIELTGGFTSRTPFYLFRGKAPLKEMIEVEHSRLHRIALRMFGRRAIRDYPFEELFFLPLAKKVRESVSVPLVLLGGCLSTENLETAMAGGFDFVAMGRALIADPDLVVRMADGRAERSRCISCNRCVAEMDRGGVRCVLG comes from the coding sequence GTGGGCGAGAGGTTTCGCGACCTGATGCAGATCGCAGTCCCGAGCGCCCGCGCCGAAGCGCGGCCGCTTCTCGCAAAAGCGCTCTCGCCGGCGTCGATCGGCGCCCTCGAGCTTCGCAACCGCATCATCAAGACCGCGACGTACGAAGGCATGACGCCGGGCGGCGCGCCGTCGCCGGATCTGGTGCGGCACCACGTCGAGCTGGCGCGCGGCGGCGTCGGCATGACGACCGTTGCGTACTGCGCCGTGTCGCCGAACGGTCGCACGTTCGCCGCGCAGATGTGGATGCGCGACGAGATCGTGCCGGCGCTCGCCGAGCTAGTCTCTGCGGTGCATGCGGAAGGCGCCGCGGTGTCGCTGCAGCTCGGGCACTGTGGATACTTCAGCCGCAACCAGGAGCTGCCGGGTCGGCGTTCGCTCGGGCCGTCGCGGCTTCTGAACGAGTATGGGCTGCTGTCGGGCATCCCGTTTTCGCGCGCGATGACCGAACAGGATCTTGCGACCACGGCGTCGGACTTTGCGGAAGCGGCGGCGCGCGCGAAACGCGCCGGGTTCGATGCCGTCGAGGTGCATTTCGGCCATGGCTATCTGCTGAGCCAGTTCCTTTCGCCCGCGACCAATCGGCGAAGCGATCGCTACGGCGGAAGTCTCGAGAACCGCCTGCGTTTCCCGCTCGAAGTTCTGTCCGCCGTGCGCCGCAGTGTCGGCGACGGATTTCCGATCATTGCGAAGACCAATTTACGCGACGGCTTCCGCGGCGGGCTCGAGCTCGAAGACGCGGTCGGCGTCTGCCGTGCCCTCGAGAGCGCCGGCATCGATGCCATCGAGCTGACCGGAGGCTTTACGAGCCGCACGCCGTTCTACCTGTTTCGCGGCAAAGCTCCGCTCAAGGAGATGATCGAGGTCGAGCACAGCCGGCTGCACCGCATTGCGCTGCGGATGTTCGGGCGGCGCGCGATCCGCGACTATCCGTTCGAGGAGCTGTTCTTTCTTCCGCTGGCGAAGAAGGTCCGCGAGAGCGTGAGCGTGCCGCTCGTGCTGCTCGGCGGCTGCCTGTCGACCGAGAACCTCGAGACGGCGATGGCGGGTGGATTCGACTTCGTCGCGATGGGGCGCGCGCTGATCGCCGATCCCGATCTCGTCGTGCGCATGGCCGATGGACGGGCGGAGCGCTCGCGATGTATCTCGTGCAACCGCTGCGTGGCGGAGATGGATCGCGGCGGAGTTCGGTGCGTGCTGGGCTGA
- a CDS encoding YciI-like protein, translating to MDYLLFYEYCADVLERRGPLRSEHLERAWEAQARGELVLAGAFANPVDGAVFHFRTESPDVVVKFAETDPYVRGGLVTRWHYREWTTVVGDAALTPVGRPT from the coding sequence ATGGACTACCTGCTCTTCTACGAATACTGCGCGGACGTTCTCGAACGGCGAGGCCCATTGCGGTCCGAGCATCTGGAACGCGCGTGGGAAGCCCAGGCGAGAGGTGAGTTGGTGCTGGCCGGCGCGTTCGCCAATCCGGTCGACGGCGCCGTCTTCCATTTCCGGACCGAATCGCCGGACGTCGTCGTGAAATTCGCCGAGACCGATCCGTATGTTCGCGGCGGCCTGGTGACGCGCTGGCATTACCGCGAGTGGACGACCGTGGTCGGCGATGCGGCGCTTACGCCGGTGGGACGGCCGACGTAA
- a CDS encoding cation diffusion facilitator family transporter: MNVRSAHLHDRSDACGGCDDPAPQGGSLLDSRRESASRLRIALALAAVYMVAEAVGGWWTNSLALLADAGHMLSDVAALGISLAALQTAARAPTSSRTWGFHRAEALAALANAVFLCVVSAGICWQAAHRLTSLEDVAAPLAFVIATGGLLVNLAGMAVLGHGHDHGIGVRSAWLHMLGDALGSAGAMGSAAVIALFGWRWADPVASLLIALLIVRSAFALLMETVGVLMEAAPHHIDVDTVRAELSGLAGVEDVHDLHVWTITSGMDALSGHIKITTGTVSREVLVSARALLHERFHIDHVTLQIEEVHDPVRS; the protein is encoded by the coding sequence ATGAACGTTCGCAGCGCCCACCTTCACGATCGCTCCGACGCCTGCGGCGGATGCGACGATCCCGCGCCGCAGGGCGGCTCGCTTCTCGACTCGCGCCGCGAGTCGGCGTCGCGGCTTCGCATCGCGCTCGCGCTGGCCGCCGTCTACATGGTGGCCGAAGCCGTCGGTGGCTGGTGGACGAACTCGCTGGCGCTGCTTGCCGATGCCGGACACATGCTGTCGGACGTAGCGGCGCTCGGCATCTCGCTTGCCGCACTGCAGACCGCCGCGCGTGCACCGACGTCGTCGCGGACCTGGGGTTTCCACCGCGCCGAAGCGCTGGCCGCTCTCGCCAATGCGGTTTTCCTCTGCGTGGTCTCCGCCGGCATCTGCTGGCAGGCGGCCCATCGCCTTACGAGCCTGGAAGACGTCGCAGCGCCGCTCGCATTCGTGATCGCGACCGGCGGTCTTCTCGTCAACCTCGCAGGCATGGCGGTGCTCGGGCACGGTCACGACCACGGAATCGGCGTGCGCAGCGCGTGGCTGCACATGCTCGGCGATGCGCTCGGTAGCGCCGGAGCCATGGGGTCGGCCGCAGTGATCGCACTGTTCGGCTGGCGCTGGGCGGATCCGGTCGCTTCGCTGCTGATCGCGCTGCTGATCGTGCGATCCGCTTTTGCGCTGCTCATGGAAACGGTCGGAGTGCTGATGGAAGCCGCGCCGCACCACATCGACGTGGACACTGTGCGCGCGGAGCTTTCGGGCCTTGCGGGCGTCGAGGACGTTCATGATCTTCACGTCTGGACGATCACGTCGGGAATGGACGCGCTGAGCGGTCACATCAAGATTACGACCGGCACGGTCTCGCGTGAAGTGCTGGTTTCGGCGCGCGCGCTTTTGCATGAGCGTTTCCACATCGACCATGTCACGCTCCAGATCGAAGAGGTTCATGATCCTGTTCGCAGCTGA
- a CDS encoding gamma-glutamylcyclotransferase produces the protein MSQSSVSQSTWIFGYGSLLWKQDFPFDEARPAYVRGWERRFWQGSTDHRGVPEAPGRVVTLVRSIRAICHGVAFRLRHHERDDVLAHLDHRERGGYQRISSDLFVSEREVVPGVIYMADRTNPNFLGPAPVPTIAEQVRAAAGESGPNAEYVCRLAESLRELGAHDPHVFALEARLLTR, from the coding sequence GTGTCGCAGTCTTCCGTGTCGCAGTCCACGTGGATTTTCGGGTACGGCTCCCTTTTGTGGAAGCAGGACTTCCCGTTCGATGAAGCTCGCCCGGCGTATGTTCGAGGCTGGGAAAGGCGCTTCTGGCAGGGCTCGACCGACCACCGCGGCGTTCCCGAAGCTCCGGGACGCGTCGTCACGCTGGTGCGATCGATCCGTGCAATCTGTCACGGCGTCGCGTTTCGCCTGCGGCATCACGAGCGCGACGACGTGCTCGCGCACCTCGATCACCGCGAGCGCGGCGGCTATCAGAGGATCTCGAGCGATCTATTCGTGAGCGAGCGCGAGGTGGTGCCCGGCGTGATCTACATGGCCGACCGCACCAACCCGAACTTCCTCGGACCGGCGCCGGTACCGACCATCGCCGAACAGGTGCGAGCGGCGGCCGGCGAAAGCGGTCCGAACGCCGAGTATGTCTGCCGGCTTGCCGAGTCGCTTCGCGAGCTCGGAGCCCACGACCCGCACGTCTTCGCGCTCGAAGCGCGGCTGCTTACGCGCTGA
- a CDS encoding alpha/beta hydrolase has translation MTEAPKWFTDSIAAAPEERSVEVEGCTIRYLRWGEVGKPGLLLVHGGAAHSRWWSFLAPLLARDYCVAALDMSGHGDSGRRQLYPREIWALEAVSVATHAELGRSGPPIVVGHSLGGLVTIVAASLYGDRMAGAVIVDSPVQRPDPESQEGRQGRAFRNPKVYPTLEEAITHFHLIPFQPCENPWIVEYVARHSLKPIENGWTWKFDPAVFERVSLKPMSDYLADTHCRVAILRGEFSPLVPPETGQYMYELLDRNAPVIEIPQAHHHLILDQPLAFIAALRAVLADWEHSLPRRAKPAKT, from the coding sequence ATGACCGAAGCACCGAAATGGTTCACCGACTCGATCGCCGCCGCGCCCGAAGAGCGCAGCGTCGAAGTCGAAGGCTGCACGATCCGTTACCTGCGCTGGGGCGAAGTCGGCAAGCCCGGGCTGCTGCTCGTGCACGGCGGCGCCGCGCATTCCCGCTGGTGGAGCTTCCTCGCGCCGCTGCTCGCGCGCGACTACTGCGTGGCCGCGCTCGACATGAGCGGGCATGGCGACAGCGGGCGCCGACAGCTCTACCCGCGCGAGATCTGGGCACTCGAAGCGGTTTCGGTCGCGACCCACGCCGAGCTTGGCAGGAGCGGCCCGCCGATCGTCGTCGGCCACAGTCTCGGCGGGCTCGTCACGATCGTCGCTGCGTCGCTCTACGGTGATCGCATGGCCGGAGCGGTCATCGTCGATTCGCCGGTGCAGCGCCCCGATCCCGAAAGCCAGGAGGGCCGCCAGGGTCGCGCGTTCCGCAACCCGAAGGTCTATCCGACGCTCGAAGAGGCGATCACGCATTTCCACCTGATCCCGTTCCAGCCGTGCGAGAACCCGTGGATCGTCGAGTACGTCGCGCGCCATTCGCTGAAGCCGATCGAGAACGGCTGGACGTGGAAGTTCGACCCGGCGGTCTTCGAGCGCGTGTCGCTCAAGCCGATGAGCGACTATCTCGCCGATACGCACTGCCGCGTGGCGATCCTGCGCGGCGAGTTCAGCCCGCTCGTGCCGCCCGAGACTGGCCAGTACATGTACGAGCTGCTCGACCGCAACGCGCCCGTGATCGAGATCCCGCAGGCGCATCATCACCTGATCCTCGATCAGCCGCTCGCGTTCATTGCGGCGCTGCGGGCGGTGCTTGCCGACTGGGAACATTCGCTGCCGCGCCGCGCGAAGCCCGCAAAAACCTGA
- the mscL gene encoding large-conductance mechanosensitive channel protein MscL: protein MWKEFRDFAMRGNVVDMAVGIVIGAAFGKIVSSVVADVLMPPIGLLLGGVDFSNLYLVLKDGKRAGPYLALTDAQAAGAVTLNYGLFINQIISFIIVAFALFMVIKVMNRLKREQPAPAAAPTTKDCPQCAMSIPVAARRCPHCTSTI, encoded by the coding sequence ATGTGGAAAGAATTCCGTGACTTCGCGATGCGCGGCAACGTCGTCGACATGGCCGTCGGCATCGTCATCGGCGCGGCGTTCGGAAAGATCGTCTCGAGCGTCGTTGCCGACGTGCTGATGCCGCCGATCGGGCTGCTGCTCGGCGGCGTCGACTTCAGCAACCTCTATCTGGTGCTCAAGGACGGCAAGCGGGCCGGGCCGTACCTGGCACTGACCGATGCGCAGGCGGCCGGCGCGGTGACGCTGAACTACGGGTTGTTCATCAACCAGATCATCAGCTTCATCATCGTCGCGTTCGCGCTGTTCATGGTCATCAAGGTCATGAACCGGCTGAAGCGCGAGCAGCCCGCACCGGCGGCGGCGCCGACGACGAAAGACTGCCCGCAGTGCGCGATGTCCATTCCGGTCGCCGCCCGGCGCTGTCCGCACTGTACGTCAACGATCTGA
- a CDS encoding M18 family aminopeptidase — MSEVVDLMVFLDNSPTPYHAVAEAAQRLEAAGFRRLREEDSWDVAAGDRCYVERGGGSLIAFEIGSSDPADAGFRIIGTHTDSPNLRIKPHADVRSHGYRQLAVEPYGGVLLHTWLDRDLGLAGRVSVAAGEEPATVLINFRRPIARIPNLAIHLFRELRSDGLKLNEQNHLPPLMGLESGPELAALIVEQFENTGEDAIDAEDILGFDLMLYDLQTAAIGGASDDFLFSARLDNLCSTHSAITAIVRASQKTAKSPFTRVIALHDHEEVGSRSATGAGGPFLLDVVDRISAVVGKNDSEAKARALARSRMVSADMAHALHPNYADRHEAGHRPMIGGGPVLKFNAGQSYATDAETAAMFASVCRRADVKLQQYVTRSDMGCGSTIGPVSAARVGIRTVDVGTPMMSMHSCREMLGTADVAPMIRALTTFLEAAE; from the coding sequence ATGTCCGAGGTCGTCGATCTCATGGTGTTCCTCGACAACTCGCCGACGCCGTACCACGCGGTCGCCGAGGCCGCCCAGCGATTGGAAGCCGCGGGCTTCCGGCGCCTGCGCGAGGAAGACTCGTGGGACGTTGCCGCAGGCGATCGCTGCTACGTCGAGCGCGGAGGAGGGAGCCTGATCGCATTCGAGATCGGCAGCTCCGACCCCGCCGATGCCGGCTTTCGTATCATCGGTACGCACACCGACTCGCCGAACCTGCGCATCAAGCCGCACGCCGACGTGCGGTCGCACGGCTACCGCCAGCTCGCCGTCGAGCCGTATGGCGGCGTGCTGCTGCACACGTGGCTCGATCGCGATCTCGGCCTTGCGGGCCGCGTGAGCGTCGCTGCCGGCGAAGAGCCGGCTACCGTGCTCATCAACTTCCGGCGCCCGATCGCGCGAATTCCGAACCTCGCCATCCATCTGTTCCGCGAGCTGCGAAGCGACGGGCTCAAGCTGAACGAGCAGAATCACCTGCCTCCGCTGATGGGTCTGGAAAGCGGGCCGGAGCTGGCCGCGCTCATCGTCGAACAATTCGAGAACACCGGCGAGGATGCGATCGACGCCGAAGACATCCTCGGTTTCGACCTGATGCTCTATGATCTGCAGACGGCGGCGATCGGCGGAGCGTCGGACGACTTCCTGTTCTCGGCGCGGCTCGACAACCTCTGCTCGACGCATTCGGCGATCACCGCGATCGTGCGCGCGAGCCAGAAGACCGCGAAGTCGCCTTTTACACGCGTGATTGCGCTTCACGACCACGAGGAGGTCGGCAGCCGCAGCGCGACCGGAGCCGGCGGCCCGTTCCTGCTCGACGTCGTCGACCGGATCTCTGCTGTAGTCGGCAAGAACGACTCCGAAGCGAAGGCCCGCGCGCTTGCGCGCTCACGCATGGTTTCGGCCGACATGGCGCACGCGCTGCATCCGAACTATGCGGACCGCCATGAGGCCGGGCACAGGCCGATGATCGGCGGCGGCCCGGTGCTCAAGTTCAACGCCGGCCAGTCGTACGCGACCGACGCCGAGACCGCTGCGATGTTCGCATCCGTCTGTCGCCGCGCGGACGTGAAGCTCCAGCAGTATGTCACGCGCAGCGACATGGGCTGCGGATCGACGATCGGCCCGGTCAGCGCCGCGCGGGTCGGCATCCGCACGGTCGACGTCGGCACGCCGATGATGTCGATGCATTCGTGCCGCGAGATGCTCGGCACGGCCGACGTGGCGCCGATGATCCGGGCGTTGACGACGTTTCTCGAGGCGGCCGAATAG
- a CDS encoding GNAT family N-acetyltransferase, which translates to MHAHNRNGVAHASANLTIRPAIADEVESLSAVARESKAHWGYPDETIESWHDDLTLTIGELDELVVQVATINGEIAGFYALMPSTGESWSLEHFWVLPQYMHRGVGRALLAHALTTAFDRNAAGVVVDADPNAENFYVRCGARRVGEISAPIAGDPYRVRPQLIFTKDR; encoded by the coding sequence ATGCATGCGCACAACCGCAACGGTGTGGCCCACGCAAGCGCGAACCTGACGATACGTCCCGCCATCGCCGACGAGGTGGAGTCTTTGTCCGCGGTCGCGCGAGAGTCGAAGGCGCACTGGGGATATCCGGACGAAACGATCGAGTCCTGGCACGACGATCTCACTCTGACCATTGGCGAACTTGACGAACTGGTTGTCCAGGTGGCGACCATCAATGGCGAGATCGCGGGGTTCTATGCCCTCATGCCGTCAACCGGCGAGAGCTGGTCACTGGAGCATTTCTGGGTTTTGCCGCAGTACATGCATCGCGGCGTCGGTCGGGCGCTTCTGGCTCACGCCCTGACGACTGCTTTTGATCGCAATGCCGCCGGCGTCGTCGTGGACGCTGATCCGAATGCCGAAAATTTCTACGTCCGCTGCGGAGCGCGGCGCGTCGGCGAGATTTCTGCTCCAATCGCCGGCGACCCGTATCGAGTGCGCCCGCAACTCATCTTCACGAAGGATCGCTAA
- a CDS encoding vWA domain-containing protein, giving the protein MAGAFATFASLIVSRPADAGRAWIEDPTGRTVLQVAFRGQPTYQDLAETEAALTRMASILCDATEGQLHIAEIRLFTSPASEDLAALWIHDRDAASGGPYDAGGADLRRLGAHMDVFESARLRPDRLAHLFAHHAFGLGDQYDDQRRRGEACGVGPGFEPGQLDEKNHSIMQAAGGMRCVDGPLIGQDCIRDDQCRGSSCEAALASEWSTPSNHDRVRGSGESCPRPSPVTRVRLRGILPAKAEPVAPFDTNDYLSARATSVWQQSAELLGPAGTLPGVRLRFYLSHTSRLTWQLSVGADAGEFGGTPGELVLLRSWELLFNSDFSLRSSDPSDLLLKLPPSAGRGPAEVAIDVGTRNPDAANNPGQGYDGLQMVAAGTANVELATEGGVVGCTAAWCASSWNTLTRRWETSEQSLLHRGASDWQTLSTNLPFLMTPPGEVNPDPPALCRTPPQFVTDIMGPEQVVFILDTSRSMGLRVDGKSGEVCANGVDDDGDKETDEADCADSRLEYERVAVRAFLALADDRKLQASLIAMHTDAEISSELADVNPARLAVLDAVLGSFSAEGDTAMGTALERSQEALQQMQQVGRSRTVILLSDGVSNIGVEPGQETRRLDPLLYRTFTIGVGTAVDELTLSAIAARSGGVAYATRSATGAPAIYAELAARHGGNALVFPRTTFDLARPGEAADSGAPAGRTFEIPVEGKARELVIFLASRNDRIDDWHVLYDLESPEGQRFDDAAAENHAERGFAMLRISDPKSGTWKLRVVPRAGGVVRSELVVFSSQDNADFFIDADPRFATVRRSVHISARPSYVSALDGDVAIDGSVLRPDGSEEPVTLVRDPLTQDWGADFDRFAGRGYYEVRLRLRVGSGAVPSLGEPIFPGPSRLLLRVAPFVRSATASFFVADGPQPVCTAADCDGDGLADKLESVCPQGDDADRDGTPNRFDADSDNDEIFDGEEGLADIDKDGAPDFCDPETTPDSLSSAIEAEEAATLAACGPDVTASRDALKASLSAVRRIMQVVRTHAGVPADARTEIVQKLEKVIGLKKQAVVIADVLPEFCEKYQARLKEALAIERELRVRVDPYLVR; this is encoded by the coding sequence GTGGCTGGCGCGTTCGCCACTTTTGCCTCGCTCATCGTGTCGCGCCCGGCTGATGCGGGAAGGGCGTGGATCGAAGACCCGACCGGACGCACGGTTCTGCAGGTCGCGTTCCGCGGGCAGCCGACCTACCAGGATCTTGCCGAGACCGAAGCCGCTCTCACGCGGATGGCGTCGATCCTCTGCGACGCGACCGAAGGCCAGCTCCACATCGCCGAAATCCGCCTATTCACTTCACCGGCAAGCGAGGATCTTGCGGCGCTGTGGATCCACGATCGCGACGCGGCGTCGGGAGGTCCGTACGATGCGGGCGGTGCGGATCTTCGCCGGCTCGGCGCACACATGGACGTCTTCGAATCCGCGCGGCTTCGTCCGGACCGGCTCGCGCATCTGTTCGCGCATCATGCGTTCGGGCTCGGCGATCAGTACGACGACCAGCGGCGACGCGGAGAAGCTTGCGGGGTCGGTCCCGGGTTCGAACCGGGGCAGCTCGACGAAAAGAACCACTCGATCATGCAGGCGGCCGGCGGCATGCGTTGCGTCGATGGCCCGCTCATCGGACAGGATTGTATTCGCGACGACCAGTGCCGCGGATCGTCGTGCGAAGCGGCGCTCGCGAGCGAGTGGAGCACACCGTCCAACCACGACCGTGTGCGCGGCAGCGGCGAATCGTGCCCGCGGCCGAGCCCGGTCACGCGCGTGCGTCTTCGCGGCATTCTTCCGGCGAAGGCCGAACCGGTCGCGCCGTTCGATACGAACGACTACCTGTCGGCGCGCGCAACGTCGGTCTGGCAGCAGAGCGCCGAGCTGCTCGGTCCGGCCGGAACGCTTCCCGGCGTGCGCCTGCGGTTCTACCTGTCGCACACGTCGCGTCTTACCTGGCAGCTCAGCGTCGGCGCCGACGCAGGCGAATTCGGCGGCACGCCGGGAGAGCTCGTGCTGCTGCGTTCGTGGGAGTTGCTGTTCAATTCGGATTTCTCGCTTCGCAGCTCGGATCCGTCGGATCTGCTGCTCAAGCTGCCGCCCAGCGCCGGCCGTGGTCCTGCCGAGGTCGCGATCGACGTAGGGACGCGTAATCCCGATGCCGCCAACAATCCGGGGCAGGGATACGACGGCCTGCAGATGGTCGCCGCCGGCACCGCGAACGTCGAGCTTGCCACCGAGGGCGGCGTCGTCGGCTGTACGGCAGCGTGGTGCGCGTCGAGCTGGAATACGCTGACACGCCGCTGGGAGACGAGCGAGCAGAGCCTTCTTCATCGCGGCGCCAGCGACTGGCAGACACTCTCGACCAATCTGCCTTTCCTCATGACACCTCCGGGCGAGGTCAATCCCGATCCGCCTGCGCTCTGCCGGACACCGCCGCAGTTCGTCACCGACATCATGGGGCCGGAGCAGGTCGTCTTCATCCTCGATACGTCGCGCAGCATGGGGCTGCGCGTCGACGGCAAAAGCGGCGAAGTCTGCGCGAACGGCGTCGACGACGACGGCGACAAGGAAACCGACGAAGCCGACTGCGCCGACTCGCGCCTCGAGTACGAGCGGGTTGCGGTGCGCGCGTTCCTCGCGCTTGCCGACGACCGCAAGCTGCAGGCAAGCCTGATCGCGATGCACACCGATGCCGAGATCTCGAGCGAGCTTGCCGACGTCAATCCCGCCAGGCTCGCCGTGCTCGACGCGGTGCTCGGATCGTTTTCGGCCGAAGGCGATACCGCGATGGGAACTGCGCTGGAGCGCTCGCAGGAAGCGCTCCAGCAGATGCAGCAGGTCGGACGCAGCCGCACGGTGATCCTGCTGAGCGACGGCGTCTCCAACATCGGCGTGGAACCGGGGCAGGAGACTCGCAGGCTCGATCCGCTGCTGTACCGTACGTTCACGATCGGCGTCGGAACGGCCGTCGACGAGCTCACGCTGTCGGCCATTGCCGCGCGCAGCGGCGGAGTCGCTTACGCAACGCGCTCGGCGACCGGCGCTCCTGCGATCTACGCCGAGCTGGCTGCGCGCCACGGCGGCAATGCCCTGGTCTTTCCGCGGACCACGTTCGATCTTGCAAGGCCCGGCGAAGCCGCCGACAGCGGCGCCCCGGCCGGACGCACGTTCGAGATTCCGGTCGAAGGCAAGGCGCGCGAGCTCGTCATCTTCCTTGCGTCGCGCAACGACCGCATCGACGACTGGCATGTCCTGTACGACCTCGAGTCGCCGGAAGGCCAGCGTTTCGACGATGCCGCGGCCGAGAACCACGCCGAACGAGGATTTGCGATGCTGCGCATCTCGGACCCGAAGTCCGGAACGTGGAAGCTTCGCGTAGTGCCGCGCGCCGGCGGCGTCGTGCGCAGCGAGCTGGTGGTGTTCTCATCGCAGGACAATGCCGACTTCTTCATCGACGCCGACCCGCGCTTCGCAACCGTGAGACGCAGCGTCCACATCAGCGCACGTCCATCCTACGTAAGCGCGCTCGACGGCGACGTTGCCATCGATGGCAGCGTGCTGCGACCCGACGGCAGCGAAGAGCCGGTCACGCTCGTTCGGGACCCGCTTACCCAGGACTGGGGCGCCGACTTCGATCGTTTTGCCGGACGCGGCTACTACGAAGTCCGCCTTCGCCTTCGTGTCGGCAGCGGCGCCGTGCCGTCGCTCGGCGAGCCGATATTTCCCGGTCCGTCGCGCCTGCTGCTGCGCGTGGCTCCGTTCGTACGGTCCGCAACCGCTTCGTTCTTTGTCGCCGACGGACCGCAGCCGGTGTGCACCGCCGCCGACTGCGATGGGGACGGGCTCGCCGACAAGCTCGAATCGGTCTGTCCGCAGGGCGACGACGCCGATCGCGACGGCACGCCGAACCGGTTCGACGCCGATTCCGACAACGACGAGATCTTCGACGGCGAAGAGGGACTTGCCGACATCGACAAGGACGGCGCGCCGGATTTCTGCGATCCGGAGACCACGCCGGATTCGCTCAGCTCGGCGATCGAGGCCGAGGAGGCCGCGACGCTTGCCGCCTGCGGCCCGGACGTCACGGCCAGCCGCGACGCGCTCAAGGCGTCGCTGTCGGCTGTCCGTCGCATCATGCAGGTGGTTCGCACGCACGCCGGGGTTCCGGCCGACGCGCGCACCGAGATCGTGCAGAAGCTCGAGAAGGTCATCGGCCTCAAGAAGCAGGCTGTCGTCATCGCCGACGTCCTGCCCGAATTCTGCGAGAAATATCAGGCGCGCCTCAAAGAGGCGCTGGCCATCGAACGCGAGCTGAGAGTGCGCGTCGATCCGTACCTGGTGCGGTGA
- a CDS encoding GNAT family N-acetyltransferase, translating to MGLSIRTFRSGDLAAASELLAAAQRRAQAGCPSGLRLGSRYLDASACRSAIEQLVAAPRATSVVAESHSRVVGFLCGEKQLFAPEDFASIYAEPRSTNVPLHGHAVDAESDVESIYEAMYGALATRWVADGFFIHNIAVSALDPGIVDAWMPLGFGRKSVCAVRPTMRLESDAFSVTGVTIEEIRGRDDEALDTFHRHLMTYQTGAPMFWPYTGESDVRVRGVRRDALLSGQGFAYIARSRSGEALGSLLFVPSVFLSPLLVCEKMIYLWEGFVEEGHRSAGVGSMLLDHAMVRLNERGIEWCALHFVSGNPRGGHFWPSKGFRPVEYVLHRHVDERVAWARGFAT from the coding sequence ATGGGACTCAGTATTCGTACATTTCGTTCGGGCGACCTGGCGGCGGCTTCCGAGCTTCTGGCCGCGGCGCAGCGCCGCGCGCAGGCCGGCTGCCCGTCGGGCCTGCGACTTGGCAGCCGTTACCTCGATGCGTCGGCCTGCCGGTCCGCGATCGAGCAGCTCGTTGCTGCGCCGCGTGCGACGTCGGTCGTTGCGGAATCGCACAGCCGCGTGGTCGGATTTCTCTGTGGTGAGAAGCAGCTGTTCGCACCGGAAGACTTCGCATCGATCTATGCCGAGCCGCGCTCGACCAACGTGCCGCTGCACGGACACGCCGTGGACGCGGAGTCCGATGTCGAGTCGATTTACGAGGCGATGTACGGCGCACTCGCGACCCGCTGGGTCGCCGACGGGTTTTTCATCCACAACATCGCCGTGAGCGCGCTCGACCCTGGTATCGTCGATGCATGGATGCCGCTCGGTTTCGGCCGCAAATCGGTCTGCGCGGTGCGGCCGACGATGCGTCTCGAGAGCGACGCATTTTCGGTCACCGGAGTCACGATCGAGGAGATCCGCGGGCGCGACGACGAAGCGCTCGACACGTTTCACCGTCACCTGATGACCTACCAGACCGGCGCTCCGATGTTCTGGCCGTACACCGGCGAGTCGGACGTGCGCGTGCGAGGCGTGCGCCGCGATGCGCTGCTGAGCGGGCAGGGATTTGCGTACATCGCCCGCAGCCGCAGCGGCGAAGCGCTGGGCTCGCTGCTGTTCGTGCCGTCGGTCTTTCTGTCGCCGCTGCTGGTCTGCGAAAAGATGATCTACCTCTGGGAAGGATTCGTCGAAGAAGGTCACCGGTCCGCCGGTGTCGGCTCGATGCTTCTCGACCATGCGATGGTGCGCCTCAACGAACGCGGCATCGAATGGTGTGCGCTGCATTTCGTGTCCGGCAATCCGCGCGGCGGGCATTTCTGGCCGTCCAAGGGTTTCCGCCCGGTCGAATACGTGCTGCACCGTCACGTGGACGAGCGTGTCGCGTGGGCGAGAGGTTTCGCGACCTGA